A stretch of Bombina bombina isolate aBomBom1 chromosome 2, aBomBom1.pri, whole genome shotgun sequence DNA encodes these proteins:
- the LOC128649811 gene encoding leptin receptor overlapping transcript-like 1 codes for MAGIKALISLSFGGAIGLMFLMLGCALPQYNIYWPLFVLFFYILSPIPYCIAKRVVDESDAASNACKELAIFLTTGIVVSAFGLPIVFARAVLIQWGACALVLTGNAVIFSTILGFFLVFGSNDDFSWQQW; via the exons CTTTAATCAGCCTTTCTTTTGGGGGAGCAATCGGTCTGATGTTCCTAATGCTTGGATGTGCTTTGCCGCAATACAA CATCTACTGGCCGCTGTTTGTCctgttcttttatatcctttcacCTATTCCGTACTGTATAGCGAAGAGAGTGGTTGATGAATCTGATGCTGCAAGTAATGCCTGCAAGGAGCTAGCTATATTTCTCACAACTGGTATAGTTGTTTCTGCGTTTGGTCTGCCTATTGTGTTTGCTCGAGCAGTTTTG atTCAGTGGGGTGCATGTGCCCTGGTACTCACAGGAAATGCTGTCATTTTTTCCACCATTTTAGGATTTTTCCTAGTTTTTGGAAGCAATGATGACTTCAGTTGGCAGCAATGGTGA